The DNA window AGTTCAAGGCGAAGGAAAATATCGACCTTCGCACCGACCGCCTCGCTCTGCAGCGCCTGAAGGAAGCGGCCGAAAAGGCGAAGATCGAGCTGTCGTCTGCACAGTCGACGGAGATCAACCAGCCGTTCATCACCGCGCGGATGGAAGGCGGCGCGACGACGCCGCTCCACCTCGTTGAGACGATCAGCCGCGCCGACCTCGAGAAGATGGTCGACGACCTGATCGAGCGGACCATGGAGCCCTGCAAGAAGGCGCTCAAGGACGCCGGCGTCGACGCCAAGGACATTTCGGAAGTCGTCCTCGTCGGCGGCATGACCCGCATGCCGCGCGTGCGCGAGCGCGTGAAGGAATTCTTCGGGAAAGAGCCGCACACCGGTGTGAACCCGGACGAAGTCGTCGCCATGGGCGCCGCGATCCAGGCCGGCGTCCTCCAGGGCGACGTCAAGGACGTCCTGCTGCTCGACGTCACGCCGCTGTCGCTCGGTATTGAGACGCTCGGCGGCGTCTTCACCCGGATGATCGACCGCAACACGACGATCCCGACCAAGAAGAGCCAAGTCTTTTCGACGGCCGAGGACAATCAGAATGCGGTGACGATCCGTGTTTTCCAGGGCGAGCGCGAGATGGCCGCGGACAACAAGCTGCTCGGCCAGTTCGATCTGGTCGGCATCCCGCCGGCGCCGCGTGGTGTGCCGCAGGTCGAGGTCACCTTCGACATCGACGCCAACGGCATCGTCAACGTGTCCGCGAAGGACAAGGGCACGGGCAAGGAACAACAGATCCGCATCCAGGCCTCGGGTGGTCTCGCCGACAGCGACATCGAGAAGATGGTCCGCGAAGCCGAGCAGTTCGCCGAAGAGGACAAGAAGCGGCGTGCTGCGGCCGAAGCGAAGAATAACGCCGAAAGCCTCATCCACACGACCGAGAAGCAGCTCGCCGAACATGGCGACAAGGTCTCGGGCGACGTGAAGTCGGAAATCGAAAAGGCGCTTGGCGAAGCCAAGACGGCCGTCGAGAGCGGCGATGCCGACGAGATGCAGCAGAAGACCGCTGCGCTCACCCAGGCCGCGATGAAGCTCGGCGAGGCGATGTACAAGGCGCAGCAGGCTGAAGCTGGCGCTGCGCCCGGTGCCGATACTGGTGCTTCGGACTCGGCTGAACAGCCGGCCGGTGCAGAGGAAGAGGTCGTTGACGCCGAATTCTCCGAAGTCGACGAAGAGAATAAGGGCTGATCATGCGGCGCGGCTTCCCAGTGCGGGGGGTCGCGCCGTCTGCTGTAATGCGTAGGGGCGGGACCGAGTGATGGTCGAGCAGGACTATTACGAGCTGCTGGGCATTCAGCGCGGCGCTGACGATGCGACGATCAAGGCCGCCTATCGGCGGATGGCGAAGGAATATCATCCTGACCGCCACAATGGCTGCGGCGACAAGGAAGCGCAGTTCAAGGCCATCAACCAGGCCTATGACGTCCTCAAGGACCCGCAGAAGCGTGCGGCTTACGACCGCTTCGGCCATGCTGCCTTCCAGAATGGCGGCGGCGGCGCCGATCCTTTCGGTGACGCCGGCTTCAACGGCTTTTCCGACATATTCTCGACCATTTTCGGCGAGTTCATGGATCAGCGCGGCCCGCGGCAAAACGCCGCGCGCGGGGCGGATCTCCGCTACGATATTGAGCTCAGCCTCGAAGAAGCGTTTAACGGGGTCGAGAAGACCATCACCATCGATGCGCTCGCGACCTGCGAGAGCTGCGAGGGGCGCGGCTGCACCGGCCTCGACCGTTGCGCCAGCCATTGCCAGACCTGCGGCGGGGCCGGGAAGATCCGCACGCAGCAAGGCTTCTTCATGGTCGAGCGCGGCTGTCCCAACTGCCGCGGTTCCGGCGAAGTCATCAGCAACCCCTGTCCAACCTGCCATGGCGAAGGGCGCGCAATTGCCCAGCGCAAGCTATCGGTGAAGATCCCGGCCGGTGTCGATGAAGGCACCCGCATACGCGTTGCCGGCGAAGGCGAGGCGGGTGTGCGCTCCGCCGCCAGCGGCGACCTCTACCTGTTCGTGCACATGAAGCCGCACCCGATCTACGTGCGCGACGGAACGACTCTGGTCGCCGACTGCCCGGTCAGCTTCACGACGGCGGCGCTCGGCGGCGCGATCAGCCTCCCCGGCATCGACGGCAATATGGTCGAGCTGAAGATACCCGCGGGCACCCAGTCCGGCGAACAGCTGCGTCATCGCGGCTCCGGCATGAGTGCGATCAACGCTCGCGGCCGCGGCGACCTGGTCGCGCGTGTCCATGTCGAGACGCCAACGCGCATGTCGGCCAAGCAGAAGAAACTGCTGGAAGAATTTCGTGAGACGGAAACGGGCGACGAATGTCCGGCGTCGAAGAGTTTCTTTGGTCGCGTCCGCGATTATTTCGGCGCCTAGAGTAGCATTCCGAAAATCTGCGCGAACAGCTCCGCCGCCGCGTGGAGCTCGAACGAAGGCGGCCGCGCGGCACGGTTGTCGCATTCGAAGTGGCCGATCGTTTCTCGGTCGACGATGACGGGCACCCGCAGCACCGATGAAATACCGGCGCTTCGTAGAGCCTCAAGCTGATCGGGCGAGGGCGCACGCAACATCGCGCCGGGGATCGGATGATCGTGCTTCGCCGGGAACAGCGAAATCGGTTCGGCATTCGCGTCCGCGACGATCGGCGGCAGCTCGCCGGCCACCTCCAGCGCAGCCATTGACCCGCGCGCGCTTTCGATCCGCTCTCCGCCCATGGTCAAGATGGTCCGGTCGAAGCCGGTGAGCGCGCGCATCCGCCGCGCGGCGCCGTCCATCAGCCGTTTGCGGTCGCCGCGTTCGAGCCCTTCAATCAGCCGGCTTACGGAACCGAGCCAGTCGCCGACGCCCTGTTCCGGGCTCTCGAGTGCTTCCAGCAAGATGGTGGAGTCCAGCGACTGAAATGCAAAGTCGAACCGCTCCGGCTGGTCGAACAAGCGCACGCGGTAGGCGCGAGCGATGCCGCTGCTGCTGCGCTGCCTCGCCAGGCTGTTGCGCAGGTCATGCAGCGGCTGCGCCATCGTGAATTCGGAGATCGGCTCGCCGACGAGGCGCTGGTGATATTCGCCGATGAACCCATGGGCGTTGCACGAGGCGCGAAGGATCAGCCAGTCCGGCGACAGTTCGAGGAAAAAGCCGGCCGACTGGATTTGCGCTTCACTCACTGGCCAAACACCCGGTCAAAGATCGTGTCGACGTGCTTCAGATGGTAATCAAGGTCGAACAGCTCATCGAGCTGCTCGCCGGATAGCCGCTCCGCCACCTGCGGATCGTCCTTCAGCAATTGCAGCAGCGAAAGCTGTCCGTCCGACTCCCAGACTTTCATCGCGTTCCGTTGGACCAGCGAATAGGAATCCTCGCGGCTCAGGCCAGCCTGGGTAAGCGCGAGCAGCACCCGCTGCGAGTGGACGAGCCCGCCCATCCGGTCGAGGTTCTTCTGCATCCGCTCGGGGTAGGCGACGAGCTTGTCCACGACGCTCGTCAGCCGCGCGAGCGCGAAGTCCAATGTGATCGTCGCGTCGGGCCCGATGAAGCGCTCGACCGACGAGTGGGAGATGTCGCGCTCATGCCACAAGGCGACATTCTCCAGCGCCGGCGTGACATACCCACGGACCATGCGCGCGAGCCCGGTCAGGTTCTCAGTCAGCACAGGGTTGCGCTTGTGCGGCATCGCCGAGCTGCCCTTCTGGCCGGGCGAGAAATATTCCTCAGCCTCCAGCACCTCGGTGCGCTGCAGGTGGCGGACTTCGACGGCGAGCCGTTCGATCGACGAGGCAATGACGCCGAGGGTGGCAAAGAACATCGCGTGTCGGTCACGCGGGATCACCTGGGTCGAGACGGGCTCGACCGATAGGCCGAGTTCGCCAGCGACGCGCTCTTCGACCCGCGGATCGATGTTGGCGAATGTGCCAACCGCACCGGAGATCGCGCAGGTCGCCACATCGTCGCGCGCGGCCCGGAGCCGCTCGCGATTGCGCGCGAACTCGGCATAGGCCTGGGCAAGCTTCAGCCCGAAGGTGACCGGCTCAGCATGGATTCCGTGGCTGCGGCCGATGGTTGGCGTCATCTTATGCTCCAGGGCGCGGCGCTTGATCGCTTCGAGCAGTGCGTCGAGGTCCTTAAGCAGCAGATCGGCAGCTTCCTTCAGCTGCACGGCAAGTGCGGTGTCGAGCACGTCGGAGCTGGTCATCCCCTGGTGCAGCCAGCGCCGCTCGGGCCCGAGCTTCTCGCCGGCCCACGTCAGGAAAGCGATCACGTCATGCTTGGTCACCGCCTCGATCGCATCGATCGCGTCGATGTCGATGTCGCCGAGGGCGTTGCTGTCATAAGCCGCGCGAATGGTCCTCGCGTCCTGCGCAGGGATCATCCCGATTTCACCCATCGCCTCGGCGGCGAAGACTTCGATCTGCCACCAGATGCGGTAGCGGTTTTCCGGCGACCAGATGGCCGCCATCTCGGGACGGGAATAGCGGGGAACCATGGCCGCGGCGGCTAGCAGAGCCGCCGCGGGGGTTCAAATATGCTTCGGCTGCTTCAAGCCGTTCGGCACTAGCTGAGGAAGCTGGCGACGAACGGCGTCGCGGGAGCCGTAGCTACCTCGTCGAGCGGCGCGAACTGCTCGATGCGGCCGCTGTTGAGCACGGCCACGCGGTCGGCGAGCGCGAACGCCTCCTCCTGGTCGTGGGTGACGAAAATCGAGGTGAGGCCGAGCTCGTCGTGGATCGTGCGAAGCGCGCCGCGCAGCTCGCGCCGGACTTTTGCGTCGAGGGCGCCAAACGGCTCGTCGAGCAGCAGGATACGAGGCTCGCGCGCAAGTGCCCGTGCCAATGCGACCCGCTGCCGCTGCCCGCCTGACAGCTGGCTCGGATAGCGGCCGCCAAGGCCGGGCAACTGAACAAGGTCGAGCAATTGGTCGACGCGCTGCATGATGTCCGCCTTCGATGGCCCGCCTTTCATCACCTCCAGGCCGAAGGCGATGTTCCGCGCGACTGTCATATGCCCGAACAAGGCATAATGCTGGAACACGAACCCGATCCCGCGCGAGGCGGGTCTGTCGGACGTCACATCCTGGCCGTCAAAGTAGACGCGTCCCTGCTGCGGCGCCTCCAGTCCAGCCAGGATCCGCAACAGCGTCGTCTTGCCCGACCCTGATGGGCCGAGGAGTGCGACGAACTCGCCGTCGCTGATGGCAAGCGACACGTCTTCGAGTGCCGGATAGGCGGAAAAGCTCTTCGAGACATTCTCGACGCGGATCGACATCTCAGTGACGCCCTGTTGCTGCGAGCTGCGCGCGGTGCCGCCATTCGAGCGCGGTCTTGAGCGCGAGCGTGACGAGGGCGAGCAGCGTAAGGAGGGAGGCGACCGCAAAGGCGCCGACGAAATCATAGTCGTTGTAAAGCGCCTCGACCTGCAGCGGCATGGTATTGGTCTGTCCACGTATATGCCCCGAAACGACGCTGACCGCGCCGAACTCGCCCATCGCCCGGGCGTTGCACAGCAGCACGCCGTAGAGCAGCGCGAAGCGGATGTTGGGAAGCGTGACGTGCCAGAAGGCCTGCCATCCGCTCGCGCCGAGCGTCAGAGCCGCTTCCTCGTCGGCGCGCCCCTGCGCGGTCATCAGCGGCACGAGCTGGCGGGCGACGAAGGGCAGGGTCACGAACACAGTCGCAAGCACCAGTCCCGGAAGCGCGAATATGATGCGAATGTCCTTGTCTTCGAGCCAGGGACCGAACCACCCCTGCGCGCCGAACAGCAGGACCCAGACTAGGCCCGACACAACCGGCGACACCGAGAAGGGGAGCTCGATCAAGGCGATCAGCGTCGCCTTGCCGCGGAAGTCGAACTTGGCGATGGCCCACGCCGCGGCGACACCGAAGATGGTGTTGAGCGGTACGGCGATCGCGGCGACCAGCAGCGTCAGCTTGATCGATGCTCGCGCGTCGGCTTCGCTGATCGAGGTCATCCAGAGCTCGATCCCCTTGCGAAACGCTTCGACCAGCACGGCGCCGAGGGGCAGCACCAGCATCACGCCGACATAAAGGAGCGCCGCTCCGATCAGCAGCACCTTGACCCCGCGCGTCTCGCCAAGGCCGCCCGCGCTCACGTCATCCTCTTGTGCTGCCAGTTCTGCAGCAGGTTGAGCGCGAGCAGCGCGGCGAAGGAGATGAACAGCATGACCGTCGCGATGGCGGCTGCGCCGGCATAATCATATTCTTCGAGGTGGGTGATGATCAGCAGCGGCGCGATCTCGGACTTGAACGGCATGTTCCCCGCGATGAAGATCACGGAGCCATATTCGCCGGCGCCCCGAGAGAAGGCGAGGGCAAAGCCCGTCGCAAGGGCAGGCGCCAGCGTCGGCAGGATGACGCGGAAGAAGGTCTGCAGCCGCGTCGCCCCAAGCGTGAGCGCGGCTTCCTCAATCTCCTTCGATGCCTCGGCGAGTACGGGCTCGACGGTCCGCACGACGAATGGCAGGCCGATGAAGGTGAGCGCCAGCACGACGCCCGCGGGCTTGTAGGCGATCGGCAAGCCCAAGGGATCGAAGATCCGCCCGACCGGCCCTGTGTCGGCATAGAGCGCCGTCAGAGCGATACCGGCGACGGCCGTTGGCAGTGCAAAGGGCAGGTCGATCAGCGCGCTCAGGAAACGGCGGCCAGGGAAGCGGTAGCGGACGAGAACCCACGCGACGAGCAATCCAAAGACGCAGTTGATCGCCGCCGCAATCGCCGCGCCGCCGAACGACAGACGATAAGCGGCGATCGCTCGCGGCGAGCCTGCGGCTTTCCAGAACTCGCCCCATCCGTCGGTGACGCTGCGCAGCAGCACAGCGCTCAACGGGATCAGGACGATGAGCGAAAGCCAAAGGATCGTGATGGCCAGGGAAAGGCCGAATCCCGGGAGTGGGGAGGACCGGCGCGCAACTCCGCTGGGCATCACGAAGCTTGTGCTCCCGTCAGAAATCGAGGTGAAGACGGGTGGCGAAGGCGTCGCCCTTCGTCTTTGCGCCGACGGGATCGAGCGGCGTGTTGTCGCCGCTGAAGCGGATGTAGTTCACCATCAGCTTCGCATAGGGGTTCAGGTACCAGTTCAACCCGGCGGTGAGGCTCGTCGCTTCATTGCCGGCGCGCGCCGCGACCGGCGTGTCCTTGAGGTTGAGGTGGTCGTACCGCAAGGCGATCTCGAAGGCGCCGAGCCCACCGTCGCCAAAGGAGCTGAACGGCTTGATGCGGTCGAAATTGCCGCCCTTGAACCCGCGCGTCTCTCCAGTGAGCATGTAAGCGGCGTACCCGTAAAAGCCCGTGAAATGCGCGTTGGGCGCATCCGTGCGGTCGAGCCATAGTCGCCCGGCCTCGCCTGCGACAGTGAGTGCTCCGAGCACGCCGGCCGCCTCCACGCCGCCATAACGCAGCGAGCGCGTGTTGATAATGACGCCGCTGTCGGCGATGTTGCCGCCGTCGACACGCACGTTCGGCCGGTCGTTCAGCCTCACCGCGTCCGCCACGTCGCCGGACTTCAGGTGCGTCCGGTAAAAGCCCGAGATGCCAAGGTGCAGCACCTTGCCCGTGTCGAAGATCGGCTCCCAGGTGGCGCGGCCGTTGACGCCCCAGCTCTCCCCGGGCGCAGCACCGCTACCCCGGCTGATGCTTTCATTGTCGCCGAACAGCCCTGCTGCAATGTTGATATTCTCCTTGGGCGCGTACGCCGCTGAGAAGCCGATCCGGCGCTCGGCACCGGCATTGCCGAACGCGTTGGTGAACATGCCGCGTTCCAGGAAGACGTTGTAATTGTCGCTGTTGTTGGACTCGAGCCCGAACGGCGCCTTGTGCTGCCCGAGCGTCAGCACGGTCTTGGGGATCTTGGTGTACTGCAAATAAGCGTCGGTGATGCCGACCGAATTGCCTGCGAAATCGACCTCCACGCGATAGTTCAGCCATTTGAATGCCGTGCCTTCAAAGCCCAGGCGTGCGCGGCGGAACGCCGTTCCGTCATTGTAGGCGTAGCTCCCTTCGCGCTCGTTGAAGACCCCGAAATCCGCATCGATGACGCCGCGCGGCTTGAAGGTGAAGCTGCCGTCCGGATCGGAGATCGTCGGCGCCCAGCCGAACTGCGCATTCTTGGCCGCACGCGTCTCAACGCTTTCGATTCGGCCTTCGTTGAGCTCCGCCTGCTGCTCGAGCTGCGCGTTGCGTGCTTCGAGCTGCTTTATGCGCGCTTCCAAGGCGTTGAGCCGGTCCAGCACGGGATCGCCGGTGAGCTTTGCCGGTTCGGCTTGCGGCTGCTCGTCATCGGCAGGCGCGAGCGTGTCGAGCGTGGAATCGTCGGCCGTCTGCGGCTGGGCTTGCTGGGCGAATGCGGGGGTGGTGAGGGCGAGCGCCGAGGCGCCCGCAAATAGCAGGATGCGCGTCATCATCGTCTATGTCCCTGTGGCTTAAAAGCTTAGCGCTTGGCTGCTTCGAATTCCTGGTCGAACAGGCCGCCGTCGTTGAAGTGCACGGATTGGGCCTTGGCCCAACCACCGAAGTTCCGGTCGATCTGGAACAGCTGCATGTTGCGGAACTGCCCCTTGTACTTCGCCGCCACCGCCGGGTTGCGCGGACGGAAGTAATTGCGCGCGATCACTTCCTGCGCCTCAGGCGTATAGAGGAACTTCAAATAGGCTTCCGCCGCGGCGCGCGAACCCTCCCGGTCGACGACCTTGTCGACGACGGCGACCGGCGGCTCCGCGAGGATCGAGACCGACGGATAGACAATGTCGAACTTGCCGGGCGCCAGCTTCTTGACGGTGAGTAGCGCTTCATTTTCCCAGGCGATCAGCACGTCGCCCTGGCCGCGCTCGACGAAGGTCGTCGTCGCGCCGCGGGCGCCGCTGTCGAGCACCGGAACGTTGCGCAGGACCTTGGCGAGGAAGAGCTTCGCCTGCTGCGGCGACCCATACTTCTTCTGCGCGTAGCCCCAGGCCGCGAGATAATTCCAGCGCGCGCCGCCGCTCGTCTTCGGGTTGGGCGTGATCACCTTGATGCCCGGCCGGATGAGGTCGTCCCAGTCCTGGATCTTCTTCGGATTGCCTTTGCGGACCAGAAGCACGATCGTCGAATAATAAGGCGTGCTGTTGTTCGGCAGGCGCTTCTGCCAGTTCGGCGCGATCAGCCCCTTCTTCGCAATGGCGTCGACGTCATAGCCCAGCGCGAGCGTGACGACGTCCGCGGGAAGGCCGTCGATCACCGCGCGCGCCTGCTTCCCCGACCCGCCGTGACTTTGCTTGATGGTGATCGGCTTGCCGTAGCGCTTTTTGAAGACGGCATTGATCTGCTGGTACAGCTCGCGGGTCGGATCGTAGGACACGTTGAGCAGTTCGGTAGGTGCGGCGCTTGCGCTGGCCGGCAAAATGGCCGTCGACAATGCCGCGGCTAAGGCGAACTTCCTGATGATCGTCATGGACCGACTCCCCTATTGAGCGGCCTGCTTCTAGATCCCTAGTCAATGACTAGACAATAGATGTGATTCTCATTTTGGCGCTGCCGGACAACGCTTCGGCGACGCTGATGAATGCTGGCTAGATCAGTCCCATGGCGCGCATGCTGGTGCGGCCCTCCGCGCCGACAATCACATGGTCGTGCACCGTCACCTTCATGTGCCTGCCAGCTTCGACAAGGTCGCGCGTTAGGCGGATGTCCTGGCTGCTAGGCGTCGGATCGCCGCTCGGATGATTGTGGACGATGATGATCGCTGTGGCGCCCAGCGCAATGGCTCGGGCAATGACTTCGCGGACGTGGACCGCGGCTTCGTCGACCGAACCCTGCCACAGCGCCTCGTTGGCGATCAGCATGTTCTTTGCGTTGAGGAACAGGATCCGCACTTCCTCGACTCGGTGATGCGCCATTGCCGCGTGCAGGTAATCGCCGAGCGCGTCCCAGCTCGAGAGCACAGGGCGGCTCTCCATCCGGGTCTCCAGCAGGCGCAGGGCCGCCGCCTGAGCAATCTTCAGCGCCGCGATGGTCGCATCGCTCAGCCCTTCGCGGCGCAGCGTGTCGGCGCTTGCGGACAGGAGAGGGCCGATTCCGCCAAAGTCGTGGATCAGTCGCTTGGCAAGCGGCTTGGTGTCGACGCGCGGCAGCGTCAGCGTCAGTAAATATTCAATCAGTTCATAGTCTTGGAAGGCGTCTGCTCCGGCATCGAGCAGTCGCTTGCGCAATCGGGCGCGATGTCCGCCGCTGTCATTCTTGCGATCGATGCTGACGTGCCCGTTCATGCCGCTCCTGCCGCGACCAATCCGAGCAGTTGCGACTAGAACACAGCTGCGGCTTGGATGAAAGAGGTCGTGCCGCATCTGGAACGGTGATGCTTGGCGAGGGTTAGAAGGCGCGATGGATCGACGGACGGGAGACGAGGGGGTCGCAGCGGCGGGGGAGACGCGCGTCGTCCGCGCCCGTCGCCCCTTATGGGCCCGTGTCGCGGTTTATGTCGGCGTCGGCATCCTCGCCTTACTTGTTCTCGGCGTTGCGGCGCTGTGGATTCAGCGCCGGCCCGTCGCTCGGCACTTCCTCAAGCAGGAGCTGCAGAGCCGCGGCGTCGACGCGAGCTACAAGCTCGACCGCGTCGGCTTCCGGACGCAGCAGGTCAGCGACCTCGTCATCGGCGACCCCAAGAACCCGGACCTCACCGCCAGGTTCGCGCAGATCCAGACGCGGCTGAAGCTAAACGGCAGCTTCGAAGTCTATCGCATCGTCGCTCGCGGGGTCCGGCTGAAAGGCAAGCTGGTGAACGGCCGCGTCAGCTGGGGCCAGATCGACAAGCTGATTCCGCCGCCGAGCAACAAGCCGTTCGCGCTTCCAGACTTCGCGGTCGATATCGCCGACAGCAGCATCGCGCTTGCGACGCCGTTCGGCCCGGCCGGGATCGCGGTCCAGGGCAGCGGCAAGCTGAGCGGCGGCTTCAAGGGTCGCGTTGCGCTTGCGAGCCCCCGAATCACCCCCGGCCGCTGCACTGCGGTTGGGCTGAATGCCAACGTGGCCATCTCCGTGGTCGCGCGCAGGCCAAGGGTTGCCGGTCCGGTCGGACTCGACCGGTTCGCATGCCCGGCAAGCCAGCTGGAGCTCGATCAGCCACGCTTCGAGGCTGAGGCAACCTTCAACGAGTCCTTCACCAACGTCGATGGCCGCGGCCGGATGGCGACGCGCAGGATGGTGGCGGGCGCAAACGGGCTCGCCGCCTTCGTCGGCGACATCACTTACAAAGGACCGCTGACGAACGTCCGCGGCCATGTGAAGCTTGCGGCCCAGAAGTCGCGGCTGGCGACGATCCTTGCCGATCGCACCGGCCTCGACGGCGATTATAGCCTCGGCCTCAAAGCCGGGACGTTCAGCCTGGTCGGCGGCTTCAACGCCACTAGCGCACAGCTCGCACCTTCGATGCTCGCCAGCGTGGTCGAGCCGCTCGCCGCAGCAAGTGGAACGCCGATCGGGCCGGTTGCGACCAGCATCGCCAAAGCGCTTCAGCGCACCGCGAGCAATTTCGACGCGCAGGGCCGGATCACCGTCGTCAATTTCCCCGGCGGCGGCGCGGCGCGGATCGGCGACGCCAATGTACAGGGGCCGACCGGCGCCAAAGCGCGGATCACGGGCGGCAGCGGCGTGACCTACTACTGGCCTCAATCGGCGCTGAGGATCGACAGCGCGATCGAAATGGGCGGCGGCGGCCTGCCTTCGGGGCGCGTCGTGCTGCGGCAGCCCGGGCCGGGTGCCCCGCTCAGCGGGGTCGCCGATCTTGCGCCATACAGCGCCGGTGGCCAGCGGCTCGCGCTCGCGCCCATCCGCTTCGGCCCGGGTCCGCGCGGCTCGACGCAAGTCAGCACCGTGGCGCTGCTCGACGGCGCATTCCCGAACGGCCGCGTACGAGCCCTTCGCCTGCCGATCAATGGACGGCTCGGCCCCGGTGGAGCCTTTGCGGTCGGAACCGGCTGCGCGGTTGTCAGCTTCGATTATCTCAAGATCAGCGATCTCCAGCTTGGCGCCGCGCGAGTGCCGGTGTGCCCGGTCGGCCCGGCAATCGCTTACCGCGGGCCGAACGGCTCGGTGGTCGTGAGCGCGCGGCTGAACAACACCAGCCTTGCCGGCCGCATCGGCAGCTCGCCGATGCGCGTTTCCGCGGCCAGCGGTATCGTGAACGGCAAGCAGTTCGCGTTCAACAATGTCGCGCTGCGGCTCGGCAAGTCTGCGTCGCCGCTCGTCCTCAACGCCTCGCGGCTGGGCGGCAATTTCGCCGGTGCCGGCGTGGCGGGGACTTTCGACGGCGCGCACGGCAAGATCGGCAACGTTCCGCTCCTGCTCAGCAAGGCTTCG is part of the Sphingomicrobium sp. genome and encodes:
- the radC gene encoding DNA repair protein RadC; protein product: MNGHVSIDRKNDSGGHRARLRKRLLDAGADAFQDYELIEYLLTLTLPRVDTKPLAKRLIHDFGGIGPLLSASADTLRREGLSDATIAALKIAQAAALRLLETRMESRPVLSSWDALGDYLHAAMAHHRVEEVRILFLNAKNMLIANEALWQGSVDEAAVHVREVIARAIALGATAIIIVHNHPSGDPTPSSQDIRLTRDLVEAGRHMKVTVHDHVIVGAEGRTSMRAMGLI
- a CDS encoding YdbH domain-containing protein encodes the protein MDRRTGDEGVAAAGETRVVRARRPLWARVAVYVGVGILALLVLGVAALWIQRRPVARHFLKQELQSRGVDASYKLDRVGFRTQQVSDLVIGDPKNPDLTARFAQIQTRLKLNGSFEVYRIVARGVRLKGKLVNGRVSWGQIDKLIPPPSNKPFALPDFAVDIADSSIALATPFGPAGIAVQGSGKLSGGFKGRVALASPRITPGRCTAVGLNANVAISVVARRPRVAGPVGLDRFACPASQLELDQPRFEAEATFNESFTNVDGRGRMATRRMVAGANGLAAFVGDITYKGPLTNVRGHVKLAAQKSRLATILADRTGLDGDYSLGLKAGTFSLVGGFNATSAQLAPSMLASVVEPLAAASGTPIGPVATSIAKALQRTASNFDAQGRITVVNFPGGGAARIGDANVQGPTGAKARITGGSGVTYYWPQSALRIDSAIEMGGGGLPSGRVVLRQPGPGAPLSGVADLAPYSAGGQRLALAPIRFGPGPRGSTQVSTVALLDGAFPNGRVRALRLPINGRLGPGGAFAVGTGCAVVSFDYLKISDLQLGAARVPVCPVGPAIAYRGPNGSVVVSARLNNTSLAGRIGSSPMRVSAASGIVNGKQFAFNNVALRLGKSASPLVLNASRLGGNFAGAGVAGTFDGAHGKIGNVPLLLSKASGKWSFGRSILQVDGAATVSDDNPDPRFYPLRTNDLRFRLAGDRITANGSLRNPASGRLVTNVDIQHRLSSGAGQALLDVPGLAFGPDFQPDQLTRLTEGVVALVNGTVTGQGRINWSGSGKVTSTGDFATRGMDLAAPFGPVTGLSTNLHFTDLLNLESAPGQLATVASINPGIEVTNGEIRYSLLPNNLVRIERGEWPFMGGRLILHETVLNFGSPSAKRLTFELQGFNAKMFVDSLGFEGIEITGIFDGVLPMIFDESGGRIVGGRLESRPPGGRLQYHGTRPAGMMPGIAFDLFSDIRYRSMVVRLNGDLAGEFATRLTIEGPSLGQSKGFIAGMVKRVFSQIPLRLNVNINAPFRALIQTAKAFKDPTQAIAPVMPFPIDSPALKVEVINTTKQEEQTVEPAAPRERSKQSPPPGGAK